DNA from Paraburkholderia largidicola:
ACCATGCCCGCAGACGTGCCGCACGACCTGCATCGCGTGCTGCACGCGCTGATCGCCGACGACCCCGCCTCGCAGCACGCGGAGATCGGCGCGCCGAACAAGCTCACGCGCGACAGCACGGTCACGCTGCTGGCCACCGTGGGCTTCGAACCCACGCTCAACGAGATCCGCGAGTTCGACGACGCATTCGATAACGTCGACGACGTGCTGTCATTCAGCCGCGCGAGTTCCTTCGGCAATTTCCTGTCGTCGCTGCCTGATCCGCACGTCGCGCGTCTGCGTGAGCGCCTCGCCGCCGCGCTCGAAGCGCATCGCGGTCCGCGTGGTCTGCAGCTGACGCGCCGCCTGATCTTCACGACGGCTCGCAAACCGCTCGCGCACTGATCGCACCTCGACGGTTCGCTGCCTTCGGCGCCCGCCCTTCATCATTTCTTCCGCTTGCATTCGCTCATTCAATGGACAACCGATTCCGACGCACCTTCACGCTCGTGAAGTCCGTTCTGCTCGCAACCGCGCTTGCCTTCACGGTGCCGCAGGCGTATGCCGATAAACCCGCCGTGATCCGCATCGGCGTCGCGCAGCAAGGCGCGGGCGATCCGCCGACGTTCGGCGGTTCGCCCGCCGCGACGGTGCAGCAGTTGCAACTGCTCGAAAAGGAATTCGCCGCCGACGGCATCAAGGTCGAATGGCTGTTCTTCAAGGGCGCGGGGCCCGCCGTCAACGAAGCGATCGCCGACAAATCGCTCGACTTCGCGTTTCAGGGCGACCTGCCTTCCGTGCTCGGTCGCGCCAATGGCTTGAAGACGCACATTCTGCTCGAGTCCGGCGTGCGCGTCGGCGTGAAGATCGCCGTGCCGCCCGATTCGAACGTGCAATCGGTGAAGGACCTCAAAGGCCGGCGCGTATCGATCTTCCGTGGCACCAATCTGCAACTCGTCGCGGACAACGTGCTCGCCGCCAACCAGCTCGACGAACGCGATCTGCGCGTGATCAATCTCGACTCGGCGAGTTCGCTGGCGGCGTTGTCGTCGAAGGGCATCGACGCGTCCGTCAACGACTATCACCTCTACAAGCTGCGCGATCAGGGTCTCGCGAAGATCATCTACGAATCGCAGACGGACGGCCCGCAGTTCACGCGACAGTCGCATCTGCTCGTGCTCGACGACTTCGACAAGGCGCATCCCGACGTCGTGCAGCGTGTGGTCAATGCGTTCGTCAAAGGCGCGCAATGGTCATCCGACGAGGCGAACCGCGACGCGCTCTTCAAGCTGTGGGCGAAGAGCGGCGTCAGCTATGCGTCGTGGCAGGCGGAGTTCGGCAAGGACAGCCTGAAGTCGCGCAATTCGCCGCTCATCGATCCGTTCATCGTCGCGCGCTACAAGGCCGTGGCAAGCGACGCGCTCAAGCTGAAGCTGATCCGCCAACCCGTCGAAGTCGACGGCTGGTTCGAGACGCGCTATCTCGACAACGCACTGCGCACGCAATCGCTCGAGCACTACTGGACGCGTTACGACGCGCAAGGCAAACCGCTGGGTTGACGGAGTCCGCGATGAGCAAGGCAATCGATCAGTGGGCCGCCATTACGGAGCGCGCCACCTCGGACCAGGAGCGGGCCAGCGCGGCATCGGAGCAGGCGCAACGTCGCGTGCGCGCGGTCGTGTGGCATCTCGCGCCGTGGCTGCTGCCTGCCGTGTTGTTCACGCTATGGAGCATCGGTTGCGCGCGGGGCTGGATTGCGCCGCAAATTCTTCCGCCGCCGCAACAGGTCTTCGACACACTGTACGACCTTGCGATCAGCGGCGACCTGGCGCGCAACACACTGGTCAGCCTGCAACGCGTGCTGGTCGGCTTCGGCGTCGGCGCGCTCGCGGGCTTCCTGATCGGTGCTGCGTTGGGTTTGTCGCGCACCGTCGAAGCCTACTTGCTGCCCGCCTTCAATGCGCTCGTGCAGATTCCCGTCTTGGGCTGGTTGCCGTTTCTGCTGTTGCTGGTCGGCGTCGGTGAACCGCTCAAGTACATCCTGATCGCGCATGCCGCGCTCGTGCCCGTCACGTTGAGCACGATGCAAGGCGTGCGCAACACGCCCGCCACGCTCGATGAAGTCGCGCGCGTGTTCGGCTACAACCGCTTGCAGCGCGTCGTGTACATCGTGCTGCCCGCCGCCGTGCCGACGCTCGCCACGGGCGTGCGTCTCGCGTTCACGAAGGCGTGGCTCGCGCTCGTCGTGGTGGAACTGGTCGCGTCGTCAGAAGGGCTCGGCTATCTGATCGTGTACGGCCGGCAGCTCTTTCAGCTCGACCTCGTGATGGCTTCCGTCGTGATCGTCGGCGCAATCGGCTTTGCGATCAACCGCGCACTCGATGCGCTCGAAGCCCGTCTGCGGCGCGGACAACCGTCGGCATTCCGCGAGTGAATCATTCGATCGAGGACACAGGTCATGCCATCCACACGTCCGCTTCCACGTCTCTTTTCGCCGCGCAAAGCCAGCGGACCGCCGCCTTGCAGTTGCGACGCACCCGTCAAGCCCGAGCGTCAGTCCGCACTCAAACAGCGTCTTTCCGCGTTCAACTGGCGCGGCCTCGTGCTGCCGCTCGCGGCGTTCGCGTTGTGGTGGCTCGTGTCGGCGTTGCATCTCGTCAAGAGCGGCCTGCTCGTCAGCCCTGCCGATGTTGCGCGCACCGCGTGGCAGCAGATTCAGAGCGGCGCGTTGCTGCGTGCGCTGTCGGCTTCGCTCGCGCGTGAAGCGAGCGGCTTCGTGATCGGCACGGCGGGCGGCCTGCTGCTCGGCGCAGCGCTCGGCTTCTCGCGCGTCGCCACGCGCCTGATCGGCCCGACGTTCGACACGTTCAAGCAGATCTCACTGTTTGCATGGATACCGCTGATCTCCGTGTG
Protein-coding regions in this window:
- a CDS encoding ABC transporter substrate-binding protein; protein product: MDNRFRRTFTLVKSVLLATALAFTVPQAYADKPAVIRIGVAQQGAGDPPTFGGSPAATVQQLQLLEKEFAADGIKVEWLFFKGAGPAVNEAIADKSLDFAFQGDLPSVLGRANGLKTHILLESGVRVGVKIAVPPDSNVQSVKDLKGRRVSIFRGTNLQLVADNVLAANQLDERDLRVINLDSASSLAALSSKGIDASVNDYHLYKLRDQGLAKIIYESQTDGPQFTRQSHLLVLDDFDKAHPDVVQRVVNAFVKGAQWSSDEANRDALFKLWAKSGVSYASWQAEFGKDSLKSRNSPLIDPFIVARYKAVASDALKLKLIRQPVEVDGWFETRYLDNALRTQSLEHYWTRYDAQGKPLG
- a CDS encoding ABC transporter permease is translated as MPSTRPLPRLFSPRKASGPPPCSCDAPVKPERQSALKQRLSAFNWRGLVLPLAAFALWWLVSALHLVKSGLLVSPADVARTAWQQIQSGALLRALSASLAREASGFVIGTAGGLLLGAALGFSRVATRLIGPTFDTFKQISLFAWIPLISVWFGLGDMAKVVFLSLAALLPVAAHTCDGIHAVSPRYVEVARAFRYSRLQMARFVILPAALPSIFTGIYLALIYSWLATLGAEYLLVAGSGIGNTLIDGSEQFRMDLVLFGIIVVGVTGWVLNALARGVERRVLARRTGVSRERAAP
- a CDS encoding ABC transporter permease produces the protein MSKAIDQWAAITERATSDQERASAASEQAQRRVRAVVWHLAPWLLPAVLFTLWSIGCARGWIAPQILPPPQQVFDTLYDLAISGDLARNTLVSLQRVLVGFGVGALAGFLIGAALGLSRTVEAYLLPAFNALVQIPVLGWLPFLLLLVGVGEPLKYILIAHAALVPVTLSTMQGVRNTPATLDEVARVFGYNRLQRVVYIVLPAAVPTLATGVRLAFTKAWLALVVVELVASSEGLGYLIVYGRQLFQLDLVMASVVIVGAIGFAINRALDALEARLRRGQPSAFRE